tctgtgtgccaagcagatgctgtaccattgAGCTAGAGCCCGTCCATTTGGCAGTGGGTGCCAAAGGGACTGAGGAATGGCAGGTGCTGGCACTGCCCTCCACCCCCAAGACACGAAAATTTTCCTTTCAGAAAATGTGATGGCCTCAAAATCCACTACATGGTGAACCTCTCTAGATGATGGGCCTCCTGTTCAGGACCAGTCCTACTGTGGGTGGTGATCGTGTGGAAGATCCAAACCAACCTCTTTTCCTTGGATCAATTATTGTACAGATCACAGATCCATTTGCGAATAActgggggtggctgggtggggaggatgggaaaggatATGAGGTGAGATCTTAAGATCTGCCTTGGTGGATCTGATGAAagttcacctagtccagcatttgcCTGCAATTGCCAACCAGAAGCTCCTGGAAAACTGAGAAGAAAACTACTTACCGTTTTCAGCTGTtgtttgtccccctccccccaacaaaaccTCATCTCTGGTACTGAGAGGCAAAATGTGTCTATAATACATGGAGACGTCTTTAGCTGTTTTCTTCAGCAGCCGCTTCTGGATCTGTCTTATATGATCTAATCTAATATTGgagtcagaacactggtccatcttgctcagcatggttgacagtgccccccccccagggtgtaAGGTGGgttgtctcccagccctatctggagaggtTTGAACCTGGGGGTCCTCTGCATACCAAACAGATGCTCTGTCATGGAGGTATGATCCTTCCCAATTAGGAACATGAGAAACTGTGTTATAACAAGTCAGATCAGTGGTTCATCCAGCTCAGGAgatggcaatggctctccagggtttcaggcagaaagggGCCTTTCCAAGGATGGAGGGGGGAATCTCTGGACTGCAGACCAAACATGGCACACCAGGCCCCTCCATCCAGCCCCTcttcccagaccacacccctcccCAGCTCTGCATTGTGCCCTCATTGAACACTTTTGCCTGACTAGAATGTCTCCTTGAACTTGCCTGCCTGGATGCTGGTGTGCGGATAGGGGCGCAGCCTATCATGTGAATGTTAAGATTCACACCTGTTGCTTCGCCCTCTGTTGTCTTCGGCTCCACCCACTACTGGCAGGTTACCACCAGAACATTTCCCATGAGGTCATGTGACCCTTGAGCTGTGAAAGATTCCCCGCTGCCATTCTAGGTCCTCTTCAAGCTGTTCCTTTGTCCGAGATGAAATGGATGTAAATAGAAGCCATTGTCCAGCGATACAGAACCACTTTCTGCACCCAGTGGCTCATGGGGTGGTCACCAAAAAAACTATTGACATGAGCCTCTCTCTTGTCTGATATGCAATATTGGTTAATTGATATTTTTTTGTCAAAAAgcacaaacataacaaaaagagaaaacaacaacaaacaaacaaacaaaagtgtgaACCATAAAGCATCTCAGCCTGGGAGGACAAAAGGACAAAGATATAGTGCATtcgtttattttataaaatttacacactgcttggttgtaaaagAAAACCTATATGAAgagaaagaagcaataaaattatcagtcaAATCAGTCAAAACAACTCTTTAAGATATTCAAAAGGTAAAACTGGCAATGAAATGAACCAAAAACAGTCTTAAACATGCTCCAGCTgtctaaatatctgggtaggtttgtccagacaaacatgttttttttgcaggtgctgaaaagagtacagtgcaGGTgcctgtcaataggcagggagttccaaagtgcaggtgctgccacactaaactactgatttcttacaaatgtggaatgagtattaATTCTCCACCTCTGAGTTCCGTCGTTATTGAGAATAAAGGTGCTGTGAAATCTGGTATGAGCCAGACATACTGGTGGCACTGAGCTGAAAGGAATCATGCCACATATATATGCCGagctgagtctctctctctctctctctctctcttcctcaaaGGAATTGGCCAAGTATTTCCTGGCGGAATTGCTCTCAGAACCAAGCCAGACAGACAACGAGGCCCTGGAATCAGACGATTTGTCCCGTGGAGCCGAGCAGGATGAGGTGAGGCTGGAGCTGGAGAGATCGGCCAACTTGAACCCAGCCCTGGGACCCAGAGAACGCAAAGCCGGTTGCAAGAACTTCTTCTGGAAGACATTCACATCCTGTTAGCTCGAGAaacctcttcctttccccctgtctccacctccagcctctcctttctttcccaGTCCCTTCATGCCAGGAGCTGAAGACTGTATTGTATAAAATTCATTGTTATGGTaatatgaaaaggaaaaaaaaaaaaaaaaaacaccacctcaCTTTGATTTTGAAGTTGTTTTAATAAAACATTCACTTTCAATTGTACACAATTTCCTTGGCGTTTGTGATTTCTGACTATTTCTTCATGACACACtgatccaccccccaccccaccccacattgcaAGTCCCTCTGATGTGCCCTTTTTAACCCCTTCTTGCAATAAAGTTTATGCTTCAAAGTGTCATGGTTATAAATTTTCTTTCTGCCCTTCTGTAGAGTTCAGGTGAAAAAGCGATGTCACGATGGAGACCTCTAAAACCACCCTTGACTTGGTTATCTCAAGTTTCTCTGGTTTTACAAGGATTGAGTCCAGTGCAGGTTCTTCAGTTTAATATTTGCTTAAGTGGAGATGTCAGGAGGTCATTTACGGGCCAAGGACCTCCTTGAACCCAGCACACCAACTGATGTTGGCCCTCACGCTTAAGATGTGTGTctgcaaaatataataataattagaagGAATTTCCAGAATGGTTAGACATGTACCTTTTTCACAGACAAGACATTTTGGCAGTGAAGTAAACAGACCACACAAACGTTTTAAAGTATATTGGCTCTCACCTTAAGATATTAAAATTTGTCCTGGTGAGAAGCAGATAAGTCAGCTATCAGTAGctatataaaaagagagagagagagaccaatgtGATGAAACCTTTCTAGCTCAGCCTTCCACAACTCAGtgctttccagatattttggactacgcATCCCATAATTGTTAGCCACATTTGGCCATGTTGACCTGGCTTGATGGGAGTCCTAGTCCAAGAGAtctgggttggggaaggctgtttacATTATCTGCTAAGGTGTGGTTTGGTAATTAAATATGTTGCTCTGAATATTTTTTATAaggcaagcctgctggatcaggccaatagcctatCTCTTCCAGCATTTGCCAAACATATTCTGCAAATGTTGGGGAAACAGTTCCCACCAGTCCCGGCCAGCACTGCCATGGCAGTTGGGAAGTTCCATGTTCTCTTGTTTTGTCAGTTTAAAACATGTTGCTAGTCCACAAGGATTGAATGCATGGGAGCAGATGTGGAGTAACATGGAGGCTTTCTTTTTATCAACTGCTGTTAACAAATATTAACTGCTGCCTTCCTTTCTTTGGGACGGGTGGGGCTGAAGCTGAGCTGTATCGTGAAATCAGTGGACAAATGGGTTTTCCTAAAAGGTTCCTGAGCGAAGTCAGGGAaaagtgtccagaagagggcaaccaaaatggtcaaaggcctggaaacaatgccttatgaggaacggcttagggagctgggtatgtttagcctggaaaagagaaggttaaggggtgatatgatagccatgttcaaatatataaaaggatgtcatatagaggagggagaaaggttgttttctgctgctccagagaagccgacacggggcaatggattcaaactacaagaaagaagattccacctaaacattaggaagaacttcctgacagtaagagctgttggacagtggaatttgctgccaaggagtgtggtggagtctccttctttggaggtctttaagcggaggcttgacagccatctgtcaggaatgctttgatggtgtttcctgcttggcagggggttggactggatggcccttgtggtctcttccaactctatgattctatgtttctaagtGGAACTAAACTCATGGCTAACATAAACTCTTGAATAATATTTTGCAGCTCCTCTGCAAATGATAGATTCCCCTGAATCATATCAAACACTGAAGCAAAGTCCCCAGCACGTGAAAAAAACAATCAACCACTTCTCATGCAAATTATCCTAGTAGTTAATGACAATCATATACATCAGCAGACAATGTAACCCAATGTCCAGTACTGTGTTGAAAATATCATTCCCACATGTTGTGTTCTGGACTGGCCCAGAGTTGTCCGGTAGCCAGAGCAGTTGCTTTTCATTGCAGAAAATCCCAAGTATCTACCTTCAACACATTCAGCAAAAACTTGGCTCTCAAGTGACAAGGAATGGAGAAGACCCATGTCTCCCTTGGATCATACAAAACTACTGCCAACTAGGGTGGGAAAGATGCAGCAATGGGCTGGTTCATTAAGAGGCAGCCTCATGTCTTCACCATCAAATAATTTCCCCCTAATTAAAAGTAAGAAAAGATGCTCCGTTTATAAAGGACATGCTTATAATGGACAGCAACTtagattctcctcctcctcctccttcttctccctgccccccccactcctcctcgGCTTATAAGgtcttaagaacataaaaagagactgctggatcaggccaattgcctcTCTAGtatctgtgggaatgttcagggaagcaggagagaatatattgtttattaatatccttcctaacttgcgctagaaAGTTCCTTAACTTAGCAGAGattcacattccccttttaaacgcacagcagatagtaggttgcaggcttgtgtaagcctctcactatcataTACAATTCAGTATTGAATTGTATATTCCTGGCAAGCTCCCTTTTATCCCTctgaaaagaataaacacacGGCAAtattgtgtatacagtggtacctcgggttacagacgcttcaggttaaagacacttcaggttacagactccgctaacccagaaataacgcttcaggttaagaactttgcttgaggataagaacagaaatcgttattggttttccacaacaaaacaaatacaaatacaataagacaaatacaaatacaataagacaaatacaacaacaaatacatcaaacaaaacagaaataaaaagatacaaacccacactggaacaccaacactcctttCACTaataaaaaatcttgtttcaaatctaattgggggacttcccccgttttctctcctttgcttccagttccaatttactttaataacttctcgtctctaaaatttaaatccattaccatcaaaaaatccaaatataacttcttgGTACATAATGTAGCTTCATAATACAAAATATTACTTCTTAAAACAAATCTTAACACCTTATtttactaaaactgctgctaataaacaatccaagtatctcttcACTAAATCAAATCtaaaattcttaacacactgacttcagggtaccatgatgagccgtcctagttatattttaaagatttttcaccctatccctcttctaaccattttccctcgccatctcgggatcacccaccaaaCTTCTCTCCACCCTcttccaacatcattgtccagaatgtcctctttttctttataaccaaaggcCAAAACACTGTCCAgaaacatccttgcagagaacttCAGGAAACACGATACGTCACCATCCAGCACCTCCGTTTCAaacttccagtcatcttctaattgtaatttccaaaatggttttcccttcatttctgggctcccaccccagaaatcggatataatatgtctttcaaccctgggcctctcacaccagcAGGATTTTccctcttcttggagttgcatagtcactgtatattgatcctcaaatatttcctcaagttccctagcaaggttttcttccagtttagcaaagttctcaaaaGCCTTTCCCGTTCCAGAAAACTTTTCATCAACATTCTgattcaacaattctaatttctgatttaaaagttctaacttcaaaagaattatcctttgtccatgGGTCATACCCAGATCTAGAGccagtttaaaagcgaaaccaaacatggtagaagtaggcaggggATATCagatttcagtacttttccatctttgagccacaagtttcagccgccatttccccccaaatcagggTGCAAAGATTGTAACCCAGcaactttaaagaagaaatacttcCAACATCTTAATCCTCCCCTGACAGGGATTCAGCCGATCGTACTTGTCAAAAAAAGAACTCCGTGGAAACATTGTAtccgctaatgcagcagcagctagaaacgttgttattttcttccattcagcagggagaggaacgggcttcctttttacgtTCCTCCCGGAAAGCCAATTAAAGAATTTTAAGTCCAATTAACctccgtacttacggcttacggggttcttcttcttttgcttcgaGTTAGGTAAGAACGACATGCTCATTGctggcggcagccgccacttcgccttcccggctggggcatagcctccacagccccgcgccgttgccccttcactcccgcgccccttttacaaggggaacgggagaagggttcagtgcaatatggggccagctggagagcccttGCCGCGGGACGTtcgacccgcggtttaacggagcccgctgtgcggtagcggagctcctaacccccgggaaggccagggtcgtctcgctgccgaaacgaccctcgaccgtcggcaatggcgtcctcgccggaagtcaacctggatggtttttaaagaggattagacaaactcatggaggaggagagggcataTCGACAGctactagccatcatggctatgtTCTCACTTTCCTTGGAAGCAGACCTTTGAACACCActttctgggaattgcaggtggccagggtgctgttgtgcttgtgttgtgcctgcaggcttcccagaaaaggCATTGGGTTTGGCCGCTgtggcaacaggatgctggattagacgggccattggcctgatccagctgggctcttttcATAGATGGCGAGGGAAAGGGCTGTGTGCGCCCTTTtgtttcctcccaagaaaagaGCAGCTTCTCGCTTACCCCCGCTTCCCACTTTCTGATTCCCTGAGAGCTTTTCACTCTCCGCAAATAAATGGCAACAAATTCTCTCCATGTGCCGGAGGCTAAACAAATAAACAGGCAAGCAAACAAGAGCACACACTTATGATTCATTCTTTATTCTGCAATCAGAGCTCGAGCACATTTCCCAGAAGAAACAATTTGTAGAAAAGCACTGGTTTCCTTTGCACAAATTGTTAGGCTTCATATTAGGGTTCAGGGAGCAGGAGATGCTTGTGttgcaaacatttcttttttttttaatgcaagactTTTGGCCGCAGAGGTCAAAATAAATGGTGCTGTGCCAGCTGCCCGTTATGTGCAACAAATGTTTGCCAAGCTACTTACccgaaaaacacacacaccaagaactctggccagaaatttcaatactaggaataaatcctactcacgagttgcagtcaaataaaggtatatattctggtaagagttacaggcttgtaaattctaacagaaaaaacagctttaaagtcacATATGTATAATTCGTTACAATGTAGAACGTAAGAGGTTTGACTGAACAACGAAATGATGTATAAGTCCGTatccaaaagtattcaaaaagtcgttttgtatgtggagccggagtcgagagtcgattcaaagaaagaacccaggacagagACCTGTTTCGGTATGAATGCCTTCATCAGCTGGGAATATCAATAAGGCATACAAATATATCAACATTCTATAGCAATGCATCAAAATTCTAAATTATCATAAATTATAAATTTACAGAATTATGTggcatttggttccttacctaatGTGTGAGTTCGTGTTAGTTAGTAAAGTACCAAGTGGTTCTATGTTTGTTCTCATGAGTTTGTACTCATGAGTTGTTCTATGCAACttatgagtaggatttattcctagtattgaaatttctggctagagttcttggtgtgtgttttttttggtatATTAATAAAAAGCTACTTATTTGGCCTAGCAGGTCTGCCTGTATCTAGTTGCCTGTTGACACCAGACCTGGTTAGCAGatttgcttctttgggggaaaaagAATGATCTGAAGAGAGCAGTATAGAAACGATGTTTTTTGAGAGCCAGGGCCCCTTCCTGGAGCAAAAAACTAAGCAGATATCTCACACAAAATGGGGGCAAAAATGGCAGAGTTAGCAAAGAAACTTCCATAATATGCAGATTAGATCGCCCAGGTTAGTGAAGTGGGAAATGACAACCCCCTTGAGGCAGAATTCTGTTCCGCCATCCATGCATTCATTCTACATGCATTCGTTGCATGGACGGAATGAAAAGTGAGTAAAACAGAGATAACACAAGGATTAAATACTTAACTTTCCTTAGGAAGCTGTTAGAAgcaagaaggcttccttcaaAAAATGGAACAGTGAGGAATGCTAAAAAAGAATTTGAGGAATGCAGTGCTAAAAACATTGACCAACAACAAGTTCTTAAAATATATTAGTAGCAGGAGACCATCTAGGGAGGTGTTTGGATTCATGGATGATACTCTAACTGCTATAGGACACTATAGCTACCCACCACTGATGAACAACGTGAAATGGGAGATGCTgataatagaaccatagaattatagaccTGGAAGGGGTCCAACGGGtcaactacaattctatgcttctgtgaTTCTTTGTGTACTGTTTAACTTGGTCCACAGATGAAGATTCCCTAGCagatccaacttctgcttaaaaacctccaaggaaggagagtccaccacctcccgagcccgagggagaccgttccactgtcaaatggctgttaccatcagaaaattcttcccaatctttaatcagaatctccttgccTGTCATTTTAATCCATTGGGTTAGTTCTACcttccggagcagcagaaaacaagcttgctccctcatCCTTGTGACCGCCctgcagatatttgaagacagttctcatatctcctctgagtgtccgcttctctgggctAAAcaccccaactccccccccccaaccgttcctcataaggcttcatttccagactgttggccattttggttgccctcctctgcacactttccagctggtcaacatccttcttaaattggggcacccagaactggacacaggactccaggtgtggttttACCAAAGTAGACTAGATCTGGACATTAGACCTTAACAAGCTTGGAATAAAATTAacttttgatgatgatgatgatttaaaattATCTCCCAACCTTCATCCTGAGGGCCCACAGCAGGTTTCAATAATTAACGCACCATCCCACTCTGGAGGTTTTCATGGCAGCTGCAagactctctcccctcctgacttttctttcctctgctgctgttgctgctgcaagctCCTGGCTAGGGTCCTGATGACTTCACAATGAGCCCAGCCTGCCTCCGGGCAGAAGCCACCGCTCACCAGCGGGAGCAGCAACCCCTCAGGAAGGGCCCCTTCCCCAAGGTGTGGGAACCATCACCTCCTTTCTGGAGGGGCCCAGGGAGGAGGCTGGGGGGCAGCCAGGAAGACTTGAGGGTCCTTCCGCCACCTCTCTTACTCCCCGGAATGTCCTCTGCCCTCCCTGGTCTGAGGGCCGTCCAAGGGAGGACAAAGCCACCATGCCCCGCATGGCTAGCCAAAGTTCTAGAACTCAAGGTGAGCCAAGATGCTAGATCCAAGGACTGTGCCAGAGGCGGAACTCTCAGAGGAAACATGTGAGCTGGAAGCTGCCGCTGTCCTCCCAGCATCCTGCCTCCGGGACATGGACAGCAGTAACTGGAAGGAGCGGATTTCCTGCCTGGAGGTGTTTGAGAAGGCCGtggagaagatggaaaagagTCAGATGCCCTGCCAGGCGCTTGTGAGACTGCTGGACAGGGAGCCCGGGTGGAACGAGACCAAGTTGCAGGTGATGCAGAAAAAGTTGCACATCGTCACCCTCATCGCCCAGAGGGGGAACTTCTCCAAGACCACTGCCCAGTTTGTTCTGGGGAACCTGGTGGACAAGATCGGGGATGTCATCTGCAGCGGTGACACCAAGGAAGCTCTGACGGCCGTAGCGGAAGCCTGCGGATTGCCCTGGACAGCGAGGAAGGTGGTGGAAGCGGCCTTCTTGCAAGACAGCCCCAGGACCCACTCGGAAACACTCAGCTGGCTGACTGGTGCCATCAAGGACTTTGGCTTCGACAGCCTGGAGGCCCAAGACTTTGTTGGCTACATCAAAGCTGCCTTGACTGCTGCTCACCCGGACGAGAGAGCTTCTGCCTTCAGCCTCCTCGGAGTGATGTACCTGTATGTCGGAGCCCCGCTGAGGGTCTTCTTTGAGGATGAGAAGCCTGCTGTGCTCTCCCAGATTGACATGGAGTTTGAGAAGGTGAGTGGTCAGCACCCGCCCTCTCCGACACGAGGCCGCTGCAAATTCTGCAGGGACAGCGGGAGCGAGCGGAGAGGGGGCGATGCTCAACCCTGCAAGAGAAGTGATGCTGTTGACATTAGCCAGAAGATCTCCAAGGAGCTGATGTCAAAGATGCAGGACACGAGCTGGAAGGTCCGGAAGGAAGGGCTCGAAGAGGTTTCCAGGATCCTCAGCAATGTCAGTTCCATCCAGCCCAGCCTGGGGGACCTCCCCGTTGCCTTGAAGGCTTGCCTGCACGACTCCAACAAAGCCCTTGTGAAGCAGACACTCTCTGTCCTCCAGCAGCTGGCCAAGGTAATGGGCCCAGGCATTAGGCAGCACGTCAAGACTCTGGGGATGTCCATCATAGCCATCTTGAGGGACAGCAAAAGTGGTGTGCGGGCTGCGGCTCTCATGACTGTGGAAGCCTGGGCTGAGCAGACTGGCATGAAGGAATGGCTGGAAGTGGAGGATCTTTCCGCagatccaaagaaggagagtttcTTCCAAAGGCAGGGGCTCCTGGGTTGGCTGGTGGAGAAGCTGCCGTCCTCCAGCTCCGCCACCAACGACCTGCTCCGTTGCGTGCCCCACCTCTACTCTGCCCTGGAGGACAACCACGAGGACATGCACAAAGCAGCATACGAGGCTGTGCCGTTCTTCGTCCTCCAGCTTGGCTTTGAGAGGATGTCCGAAGCTGCCAACAAGCTGAAGCCAGCTTCCAAAGACCAGGTGCTCTCTCTGCTGGAGCAAACCCAAGCTGGTCATCCTGCAAAGCCCACCCGGCCTTTCCCCAAATCCCTTTCGAAGCTACCACGGGGCAAGTCTTGGCCCAAATCCATCTTGGCTTCTCCCCAGCAGTGCAAGCCAGTCTCCTCCTCAACAGAGAACTTAGGAGCCAGCGATGGGGGCATGGATGTCAAGAAAGCCAAGTCGGAAGGCGCCGTCCCCAAACCAAAGAAGCTACCAAATGCGAAGGCGCAGGTGAAACTCGGCATGAAGGAAGACCTCAGTAAGCTGGGCCCCATCTTCATCATCGTCCCCAAAGCAAAAGAGCAGAGGGCAAAGGACGAGAAGGCTCTGAAGGTGCTGAGGTGGAATTTTAGCAGCCCCAGCAGCAAATATGTGGAGCAACTCAAGGCCCAGATGTGCACCTGCTTCTCCACCTGGCTGCAGGAGGAGCTCTTTCACTCCAACTTCCAGCACCACATCAAGGCACTGACCGTGATGACCAAGCACTTGGAGAGTGAGAAGGATGGGGTCATCAGCTGCCTGGACCTCATCCTGAAATGGCTCAGCCTGCGGCTGTTTGACACCAACACATGGGTGCTGATGAAGACCTTGGAATACTTAAAGAAACTCTTCAGTCTCCTGATTGAGGAGAGGTACCAGCTGATGGAGAACGAAGCTGCCTCCTTCCTGCCCTACCTCCTCCTGAAGTTGGGAGGGACAAAGGAGTCCATCCTCAAAGAGGTGCGGGCGATCGTGAAGCAGACCACCCTGATCTACCCGGCCTCCAAGACTTTCTGCTTCCTCCTGGAGGGAGCCCAGGCTAAGAATGCTAACCAGAGGGTGGGGTGCTTGAAAGAGCTTGGTTGGCTGCTCAAGACGTATGGTCCAGACGTGTGTCAGCCAAACCCAAGCAAAACACTGAAGACCCTGATCACCTTGACGGGAGACTCAAACAATGCTGTCCATTGCGCGGCCTTGAAAGTCATCGCCATTGCCCGGGACGTCTATGGAGTCGAGGCCTTCAAGGCCATTGGGAACATCTCTGACAAGCACATGAACTtgctggaaggaagcatgaaaGATGCAGCTGCCAAGCAAGTCAAGGAAGAAGCAGTGGACACCCAGGTCTTCAACCTGAGTCTTAGGCTGGGGTCCTTAGAAGGGTACAAACAGAGCCTCGGAGCTGGTGGCAGCCACACAGGGGGAGAACATCTGGCTTCCCATGCGGACCAAGCTGGGGGGCAGAATGTCAGCGATGGCACGGCCTCCTGCAGAAGTCCAAAAGCAGTTGATGTTGTCCCCTACCGGTCTGAGAACCCCAACATCAACATGATCATCTGCCGGGTAGCCAGCGGCAGCACCAGCACCAGTATTGAGGCGCTTTTGCAGATCCAGGAGATTTTAAAGCAGGAGGACAAAGCAGAAACCCTGTCCGGCCATATCAACCCATTCCTGATCGCCACGCTCCGGCAGCTGAAGTTCATCCACCAGCTCCACGTGATGGCGGAGGAGGAGATGAGGACTCAGAAAGTCATGGAGCTTTACAGCTGCATAATCTCCAACATGGTCTCCCTCTTCCAGGTGGAGAGCCTCGCCCAGGAAGCCTCTGCTGGGGTGCTGAAGGACCTCCTGAGCAGCCTCATTGCCTTGCTGCTGGATTCTCCCATTGAAGAGGTCCAGGAAGAGCAGGGCACCGCCCAGTCTATCAGCCACTTGATAAGCAAGGTGCTGGAGAAATCAGACCACAACAGGCTTCTcagctctctgctgctgctgctccatgaAGGCTTGAATGCCCCCACTGACCTGGTGGCCTTTTCTGAGATGGTTGCCAAGTGCTTGTGGAAAGCCATCAAGTTCCTGCCACAAACCATCGGCAGCATCAATCTCGACCAGCTTCTGCTGGACATCCACGTCTTCCTGAAGGCAATGCCTAAGGAGAAGCTGAAGCAGTACTCAAGCAGCTACCCATTCCGAGCCCTGAAGTCTCTTCTGAACACTCTGTGCAAGCTGAAGGGGGCAGAGATCATGGGTCACCTGACACTGATCAAGAACAGAGAAGAGTCTGAGTTGGAGGATCACCTGTGGAAGGTTGTGGAGCACTTGTCAGAGCAGGCTGCTGTCCACCAGGACAAGGGCTCTCCTCACCCAGGTGAGCACAAAGCAAACGAGACTCTGGCAGCCATTTTCAAGAAGATCAACTGCAAGGAGACAGCCAGGGCGGGCCTTGAGGAACTGTACGAATACAAGGGGGAAAACCCACAGGCAGACTTGGAGCCTTTCT
The sequence above is drawn from the Lacerta agilis isolate rLacAgi1 chromosome 5, rLacAgi1.pri, whole genome shotgun sequence genome and encodes:
- the LOC117047602 gene encoding somatostatin, with the protein product MLTCRLQCALALLVSVALALSTVAAAPSDPRLRQFLQKSLAAAAGKQELAKYFLAELLSEPSQTDNEALESDDLSRGAEQDEVRLELERSANLNPALGPRERKAGCKNFFWKTFTSC
- the LOC117047603 gene encoding cytoskeleton-associated protein 5-like — its product is MLDPRTVPEAELSEETCELEAAAVLPASCLRDMDSSNWKERISCLEVFEKAVEKMEKSQMPCQALVRLLDREPGWNETKLQVMQKKLHIVTLIAQRGNFSKTTAQFVLGNLVDKIGDVICSGDTKEALTAVAEACGLPWTARKVVEAAFLQDSPRTHSETLSWLTGAIKDFGFDSLEAQDFVGYIKAALTAAHPDERASAFSLLGVMYLYVGAPLRVFFEDEKPAVLSQIDMEFEKVSGQHPPSPTRGRCKFCRDSGSERRGGDAQPCKRSDAVDISQKISKELMSKMQDTSWKVRKEGLEEVSRILSNVSSIQPSLGDLPVALKACLHDSNKALVKQTLSVLQQLAKVMGPGIRQHVKTLGMSIIAILRDSKSGVRAAALMTVEAWAEQTGMKEWLEVEDLSADPKKESFFQRQGLLGWLVEKLPSSSSATNDLLRCVPHLYSALEDNHEDMHKAAYEAVPFFVLQLGFERMSEAANKLKPASKDQVLSLLEQTQAGHPAKPTRPFPKSLSKLPRGKSWPKSILASPQQCKPVSSSTENLGASDGGMDVKKAKSEGAVPKPKKLPNAKAQVKLGMKEDLSKLGPIFIIVPKAKEQRAKDEKALKVLRWNFSSPSSKYVEQLKAQMCTCFSTWLQEELFHSNFQHHIKALTVMTKHLESEKDGVISCLDLILKWLSLRLFDTNTWVLMKTLEYLKKLFSLLIEERYQLMENEAASFLPYLLLKLGGTKESILKEVRAIVKQTTLIYPASKTFCFLLEGAQAKNANQRVGCLKELGWLLKTYGPDVCQPNPSKTLKTLITLTGDSNNAVHCAALKVIAIARDVYGVEAFKAIGNISDKHMNLLEGSMKDAAAKQVKEEAVDTQVFNLSLRLGSLEGYKQSLGAGGSHTGGEHLASHADQAGGQNVSDGTASCRSPKAVDVVPYRSENPNINMIICRVASGSTSTSIEALLQIQEILKQEDKAETLSGHINPFLIATLRQLKFIHQLHVMAEEEMRTQKVMELYSCIISNMVSLFQVESLAQEASAGVLKDLLSSLIALLLDSPIEEVQEEQGTAQSISHLISKVLEKSDHNRLLSSLLLLLHEGLNAPTDLVAFSEMVAKCLWKAIKFLPQTIGSINLDQLLLDIHVFLKAMPKEKLKQYSSSYPFRALKSLLNTLCKLKGAEIMGHLTLIKNREESELEDHLWKVVEHLSEQAAVHQDKGSPHPGEHKANETLAAIFKKINCKETARAGLEELYEYKGENPQADLEPFLRNSSLLFRSYVKHGLAVIGTDRQSKQKSSSPGESGLE